The Deltaproteobacteria bacterium HGW-Deltaproteobacteria-18 sequence TTTCGGCTACATACTGCGTGTTCTGCGCGATTTCGGCGATGGCCGCGTTGGCCTCGTTGCTGGCCACGGCCACTTCCTCGGCAATGGAGCCCTGCGTTGCGGTCTTGTTCCTGGTGTCGAACACGGACTTGGCCATGCGGGTACTGTCGAGGGCGATGTCGATGCCCATCTTGCGGATTTTTTCCACCAGTTCCCGCACGCTCGACAGGAAGCTGTTGTAGCAGCCGGAGATGTGCTTCAGATCCGGGTTGTCAAGGTCTGCCATGGTGCAGGACAGGTCGGCCTCCTGGCCCTGGATGTTCTGGAACACGGCGTTTATGTCGGCGATGCCCCGCTGCGCTTCCCGGTGCAGAATCTTCATGCAGACGGCGCCGATACCCACGGTCAAGAGCAGGATGATTCCGGCCACGCCCCACGACAAGGGCGGAATGGCGGAGCTTGCCGTCACGGCGATCCAGATGATGCCTGCGGCATTCAGGGCCAGCAGGGTCAGGACTGTCGCCGTGATCTTGCCTCGCAGCGTGGAGAGCATGGGCGTGTCCGAATTTGGGACTGGATCTGCGTTTTTCATATCAATACCTCGTGTTCCGTGAATTTCGTGCAAACATGTATAAATGAGCCAGCCGTAAAAGAGAAGAACGCATTCGCAGGAAAAGTCAATCCTCCAGCCGGCGGCGGTCAGGGCCTCTCTTATGGACAATGACGGGGGGATGCCGTTATCAGGTACCTCCAAACAACGGAGGTGCCCCCTTGAGTATCTTGATAAGAAAAGTGCGCCTGAACGGAGAGCTGGTTGACGTGCTCATCAAGGGCAATCGCTTCGACTCCATCGGAACGGACGTGGACTCGTCCGCCGATGTGATCATCGACGGGTCGGGCAAGGCCATCCTGCCGTCCTTCCACAACGCCCACACCCACGCCGCCATGACGCTGATGCGCGGCTATGCCGACGACATGGACCTGCACACCTGGCTTGCCGAACACATCTGGCCTTTCGAGGCGCGGCTTGGCGAGGACGACATCTATTGGGGGGCGAAGCTGGCCTGCCTTGAGATGATCAAGTCCGGGACGACTTTTTTTGCCGACATGTACTGGCACTGGAAGGGCACGGCCCGAGCCGTGACGGAAATGGGCATGCGCGCAGCCCTGTCCGCAGCCTTTTTTGATTTCGAAGATCCGGCCCGCGCCGAGACCATGAAGCGTCAGGTCATGGATCTGCACGCCGCCAGCGCCGCGTTTCCGGACCGTGTTCAGTTCATTCTCGGGCCCCACGCCATCTACACCGTGTCTTCGGACTCCCTGCGCTGGCTGGGGGAATACGCGAACCAGCACGGGCTTTTGGTGCACCTGCACCTTTCCGAGACGCAAAAGGAGGTCGAGGACTGTCTGGCCAAGCATGGCAAACGGCCCGTGGAGTATCTGCACGAGCTTGGCCTGCTGGCCCCGAACCTGATCCTGGCGCATGCCGTGTGGATGAACGGGGCGGAGATGAAGCTTCTGGCCGCGCACGGGGTGCAGGTCGTGCACTGTCCCGTCTCGAACATGAAGCTCTGTTCAGGGCAGTTCGACTACGCTGCCATGAAGGCCCATGGGGTTGCCGTGGCCCTGGGCACGGACGGGTGCTCTTCAAACAACAATCTCGACATGATCGAGGAGATGAAGATCGCCTCTCTTCTGGCCAAGGTCACGTCCATGGATCCCACCGTCTTTCCGGCCCAGGAAGCCCTCGACGCAGCCACCCTGAACGGGGCGCGCATGTACGGGCTCGATGCCGGACGCATCGCTTCGGGCAAGCTGGCCGATTGCATCCTGGTCAATCTGGAGCACGTGCGCATGGTCCCGGGGCACCACCTCGTCTCCAACCTCGTCTACAGCGCGAACAGCTCCTGCGTGGATACGACCATCTGCGACGGCCGCGTGCTGATGCTTGGCGGCAAGGTCGAGGGCGAGGAAGAGATCCTGGCTCAGGTCCGCGCGACCTTGGCCAGGCTCAATGCTCCGCGGGAGCCGGAGGGGGATGCATGCTCCTGATCTACACCGGCAACGGCAAGGGCAAGACTTCGGCCTGCGTCGGTCAGGCCATCCGCGCCCTGGGCCAGGGGCTCACCGTGGCTTTTGGGCAGTTCATGAAGAGAGGCGACCAGGCCGGCGAGCAGGAGATGCTGGCAAAGCTGCTCGGTGAGAATTTTCTGGCGTCGGGAGCAGGCTTTTACCGCAACACGGATTACGACACCCATCGCGAGAAGGCCTTACAGCTTCTGCACTGGGCCGGGGAACGTCTGGACCGGGGTGTGGACATGCTGATCCTCGATGAGACCCTGTATGCCCTGAACCACGGGCTGCTTCTGGAGGATGAGGTGCGGGAGCTGATCAGGCGTTGCAGGGATCAGGATCGCCATCTGGTCCTGTCCGGGCGCGGCGTTCCGGCCTGGATGGTGGAGCTTGCCGACATCGTTTCGGACATCACCGAGGTCCGGCACATTTACTCGGAGGGCGGCAAGGCCCGCCGCGGGATTGAATTTTAAGGGGCGCGGTCCGGCTGTTTTTTCAATCCCCGTCCCCCAGATTTTCCGGTTTGATGACGATCTCCCCGCACCCGGCACAGACGCCTCGGTGCAGCCTGTTGCGCAGGATCGTGAAGCCGAGGCGTTCCACGACCATCTGTCCGCATCCGGGGCAGATGGTGTTTTCCAGATCCGATCCCGGCACGTTGCCGACAAAGACATGGGAGAGTCCTGCGGCACGTCCGATGTCGTAGGCCCGCTTCAGCGTGTCGAGGGGTGTTGGCGGGTGGTTCAGCATCCGGTGGCATGGGTGGAAGCGCGAGACGTGCCAGGGAGTCTCCTTGCCCAGTTCATCGTGCACGAAGCGTGCGATGTCGCCCAGTTCCCGGTCCGAGTCGTTCAGTTCGGGGATGATCAGGGTGGTAGTTTCGATGTGCCAGCCCAGTTTTTTCATGTGCACCAGATTTTTGAGTACAGGCCCCAGACGTGCGGCGCAGATGTCGCGGTAGAATTCCTCGCGAAAGGATTTGATGTCGATGTTGGCGGCCTGGATCAGACCGCCCAGCGCATCCAGGCACTGAGGGCTCTG is a genomic window containing:
- a CDS encoding chlorohydrolase, producing MSILIRKVRLNGELVDVLIKGNRFDSIGTDVDSSADVIIDGSGKAILPSFHNAHTHAAMTLMRGYADDMDLHTWLAEHIWPFEARLGEDDIYWGAKLACLEMIKSGTTFFADMYWHWKGTARAVTEMGMRAALSAAFFDFEDPARAETMKRQVMDLHAASAAFPDRVQFILGPHAIYTVSSDSLRWLGEYANQHGLLVHLHLSETQKEVEDCLAKHGKRPVEYLHELGLLAPNLILAHAVWMNGAEMKLLAAHGVQVVHCPVSNMKLCSGQFDYAAMKAHGVAVALGTDGCSSNNNLDMIEEMKIASLLAKVTSMDPTVFPAQEALDAATLNGARMYGLDAGRIASGKLADCILVNLEHVRMVPGHHLVSNLVYSANSSCVDTTICDGRVLMLGGKVEGEEEILAQVRATLARLNAPREPEGDACS
- a CDS encoding cob(I)alamin adenolsyltransferase, which encodes MLLIYTGNGKGKTSACVGQAIRALGQGLTVAFGQFMKRGDQAGEQEMLAKLLGENFLASGAGFYRNTDYDTHREKALQLLHWAGERLDRGVDMLILDETLYALNHGLLLEDEVRELIRRCRDQDRHLVLSGRGVPAWMVELADIVSDITEVRHIYSEGGKARRGIEF
- the amrS gene encoding AmmeMemoRadiSam system radical SAM enzyme, with the protein product MIAPALLWRPLEGNSVQCQLCAHFCHIEDGARGQCGVRENRGGQLFSLAYDKVAALNLDPVEKKPLFHFLPGTKTLSLGTQGCNLACAFCQNASLSQPPRQGKALSGEAIPPREIIRMAQTSGAASVAYTYSEPTIFFELMREIALLALDANLANIMVSNGFQSPQCLDALGGLIQAANIDIKSFREEFYRDICAARLGPVLKNLVHMKKLGWHIETTTLIIPELNDSDRELGDIARFVHDELGKETPWHVSRFHPCHRMLNHPPTPLDTLKRAYDIGRAAGLSHVFVGNVPGSDLENTICPGCGQMVVERLGFTILRNRLHRGVCAGCGEIVIKPENLGDGD